In Aridibaculum aurantiacum, the following proteins share a genomic window:
- the cphA gene encoding cyanophycin synthetase, which produces MKIEQINVLSGPNFWSISRKKLIAMRIDLEELEQRPTNKIPGFLTRLKSLLPTLYSHRCSRGKVGGFLERVKEGTWMGHVIEHIALEIQSLAGMPTAFGRTRKAGKPGVYNVVFAYQEPKAGRYAAVAAVRIAEALIKGEPYDLAKDIAELKKYGDSERLGPSTYSIVREAEKRGIPFIRLDDNALVQLGYGKNQKRIEATIASTTSCIAVELAGDKSATKKVLDAAEVPVPKGAVVYSLEELKNEIEDIGFPVVVKPRDGNQGKGATTNINSWEEAAVAFEAAQHYSRAVICERFIQGDDYRALVVNYKFVAAARRKPAAVVGDGKHTIAQLVEMVNKDPRRGNGHENVMTKIKLDDATLQLLEKKGYTTDTVLAKGEECYLKTTANLSTGGTATDVTDQVHPKNVSLFNRIARVIGLDICGIDIMATDLSRPITENGGAVIEVNAAPGFRMHLQPSEGKARNVAAPVIDMLFPKGTEATIPIIAVTGTNGKTTTTRLLAHMCQQEGFTTGYTTTEGIYIQGEKLVEGDCSGPRSAQFILKDPSVEMAVLECARGGMLRNGLAFDECDVAVITNVAEDHLGLNGIDTLEKLAKVKAVVADTVKEEGYAILNADDDLVYAMAEDLSCKVAFFSLDENNPRIKQHCRKGGLAAVNSGGYITLIDGKNKIKVERASRIPITFDGKADFNIANVLGAVLACYARNFSIESIRQSLTTFVPSAEQTPGRMNMFEYSNFTLMIDYAHNPHGIRAVGKYIQSVKATKKIGVIAGVGDRRDEDLVALGQEAAKIFDEIVVRMDDDLRGRTKDEIFELIAAGVKSVTKNKKMTMIADEQMSLRTAIVNAEKGYFIAFFTDKIFKAIEIANEYLQQEKSIKRKPAKLTPMQRFPFLKNVAM; this is translated from the coding sequence ATGAAAATCGAACAGATTAACGTGCTTTCAGGACCAAACTTTTGGTCCATTAGCAGGAAGAAGCTAATAGCAATGCGGATAGACCTGGAAGAACTGGAACAAAGACCTACAAACAAAATTCCCGGTTTTCTTACAAGATTAAAATCACTTCTACCTACCCTTTATTCTCACCGCTGTTCTCGTGGTAAAGTAGGCGGCTTTTTAGAACGCGTGAAAGAAGGCACATGGATGGGCCATGTGATAGAGCATATTGCGCTTGAAATCCAATCGCTGGCTGGTATGCCTACCGCATTTGGCCGTACCCGCAAGGCTGGTAAGCCAGGAGTGTATAATGTAGTTTTTGCTTACCAGGAACCTAAAGCCGGCAGGTATGCTGCTGTTGCAGCCGTTAGGATAGCTGAAGCATTGATCAAAGGTGAGCCTTACGACCTTGCAAAAGATATCGCTGAACTAAAGAAGTATGGTGACTCCGAGCGCCTTGGCCCCAGTACTTACTCCATTGTTCGCGAAGCTGAGAAACGCGGTATCCCGTTTATCCGCCTTGATGATAATGCACTGGTGCAATTAGGCTATGGAAAAAATCAAAAACGGATAGAGGCGACGATTGCCAGCACCACCAGCTGTATAGCCGTAGAACTTGCAGGCGATAAAAGTGCCACCAAAAAAGTGCTGGATGCTGCCGAAGTGCCTGTTCCTAAAGGTGCCGTGGTTTATTCCCTGGAAGAACTAAAAAACGAAATAGAAGACATAGGTTTTCCTGTTGTGGTAAAACCACGAGACGGTAACCAGGGCAAAGGAGCAACTACCAATATCAATTCATGGGAAGAAGCTGCTGTGGCTTTTGAAGCAGCGCAACATTATTCAAGAGCGGTTATTTGCGAGCGCTTTATCCAGGGAGATGATTACCGGGCGCTGGTAGTAAATTATAAATTTGTGGCTGCCGCACGTCGTAAACCTGCAGCCGTTGTAGGCGATGGAAAACATACCATTGCACAGCTGGTAGAGATGGTGAATAAAGATCCGCGTCGTGGTAATGGTCACGAGAACGTGATGACAAAGATCAAACTGGATGATGCCACCCTGCAGCTATTGGAGAAGAAAGGATATACCACCGATACAGTTCTGGCCAAAGGCGAAGAATGTTATTTAAAAACCACAGCCAACCTTAGCACAGGTGGCACCGCTACAGATGTAACGGACCAGGTGCATCCTAAGAATGTGTCGCTGTTTAATCGTATTGCTCGTGTTATTGGTCTTGATATCTGTGGTATAGACATAATGGCTACCGACCTCAGCAGGCCAATTACAGAAAATGGCGGAGCGGTAATAGAAGTAAATGCAGCCCCTGGTTTCCGCATGCATTTGCAGCCATCAGAAGGTAAGGCTAGAAATGTTGCCGCACCTGTCATTGATATGCTTTTCCCTAAAGGCACAGAAGCTACCATTCCAATCATTGCTGTTACAGGTACCAATGGTAAAACTACCACCACAAGATTGTTGGCGCACATGTGCCAGCAGGAAGGTTTTACTACAGGCTACACTACCACTGAGGGCATTTACATACAAGGAGAGAAACTAGTAGAGGGTGACTGTTCTGGTCCACGGTCTGCTCAATTCATTTTGAAAGATCCAAGTGTAGAGATGGCCGTACTGGAATGTGCACGTGGCGGTATGCTGCGCAATGGATTGGCCTTTGATGAATGTGATGTAGCTGTTATCACCAATGTAGCAGAAGATCATCTTGGATTGAATGGTATTGATACTCTTGAAAAGTTGGCTAAAGTAAAAGCTGTGGTAGCTGATACGGTAAAAGAAGAAGGTTATGCCATTTTGAATGCTGATGATGACCTTGTGTATGCAATGGCAGAAGATCTGTCTTGCAAAGTGGCCTTTTTCTCACTTGATGAAAATAACCCACGCATAAAACAGCATTGCCGTAAAGGTGGATTGGCTGCAGTGAACAGCGGAGGTTATATCACCTTGATCGATGGAAAAAATAAGATAAAAGTTGAACGTGCCAGTCGTATACCGATCACTTTTGATGGAAAAGCAGATTTCAATATAGCTAATGTATTAGGTGCAGTATTGGCATGTTATGCACGCAATTTTAGCATTGAGAGCATCAGGCAATCACTCACCACTTTTGTTCCTTCAGCCGAACAAACGCCTGGACGCATGAATATGTTTGAGTATAGCAACTTCACTTTGATGATCGATTATGCACACAATCCTCATGGCATACGTGCAGTAGGAAAATATATTCAATCTGTAAAAGCAACTAAGAAGATAGGAGTAATTGCCGGTGTAGGCGATCGTAGAGATGAAGACCTGGTGGCATTAGGACAGGAAGCAGCAAAAATATTTGATGAGATTGTAGTGCGGATGGATGATGACCTGAGAGGTAGAACTAAGGATGAGATTTTTGAACTTATAGCAGCGGGCGTGAAAAGCGTAACTAAGAATAAAAAGATGACAATGATTGCGGATGAACAGATGTCGCTGCGAACAGCCATTGTTAATGCGGAAAAAGGCTATTTCATTGCCTTCTTCACCGACAAGATTTTTAAAGCAATAGAGATAGCTAATGAATACCTGCAGCAGGAAAAATCAATCAAACGTAAGCCTGCAAAGCTTACACCTATGCAGCGTTTTCCTTTCCTTAAAAATGTAGCTATGTAA
- a CDS encoding isoaspartyl peptidase/L-asparaginase family protein: MAKIAIAVHGGAGPDSEFIQQNQEAYKQGIQQAVDAGYAVLEKGGTAVEAVEAAVNILENNPLFNAGRGSAINALGDIEMCASIMNGKTAESGAVAIVREIKNPVTLAKHVMIDSQHIYLGDSGALMFAEGAGTPKEPTAYFVTDHAYEQYEQKKQELEEQGERFNNSMHGTVGAVALDKDGNIAAATSTGGTECNAPGRIGDSSMIGVGTYADNETCAVSATGDGEFNIRYVAAFHVAALVEYKGLPLKDAANYLIHTKAKGSGGDMGLIAINKEGDIAMAFNSERMHRGWKSNSEEGSVEIY, encoded by the coding sequence ATGGCAAAAATAGCAATAGCAGTACACGGAGGAGCCGGACCAGATTCGGAATTCATACAACAAAACCAGGAAGCATACAAGCAAGGCATTCAGCAAGCGGTGGACGCTGGCTATGCTGTTTTAGAAAAAGGAGGAACAGCAGTGGAGGCAGTAGAAGCTGCTGTAAATATTTTGGAGAACAATCCGCTATTTAATGCAGGTCGCGGTTCTGCTATCAATGCTCTAGGAGACATAGAAATGTGCGCCAGCATTATGAATGGTAAGACAGCTGAAAGTGGGGCAGTGGCAATAGTAAGAGAAATAAAAAACCCGGTGACACTTGCCAAGCATGTAATGATAGACTCACAACATATTTATCTGGGAGATAGTGGCGCGCTTATGTTTGCAGAGGGCGCAGGTACACCAAAAGAACCTACAGCTTATTTTGTTACAGATCATGCTTATGAGCAGTACGAACAAAAGAAGCAGGAACTGGAAGAGCAGGGTGAAAGATTCAATAACTCTATGCATGGAACAGTAGGGGCAGTAGCCTTAGATAAAGATGGAAATATTGCTGCTGCTACGTCTACGGGTGGTACAGAATGCAATGCACCAGGAAGAATTGGTGATAGCTCAATGATAGGAGTGGGGACTTATGCGGATAATGAAACTTGTGCGGTATCTGCTACCGGCGATGGTGAATTCAACATAAGATATGTGGCGGCGTTTCATGTAGCTGCATTAGTAGAATATAAAGGACTTCCATTGAAGGATGCAGCAAATTATCTTATTCATACAAAAGCTAAAGGCAGTGGTGGTGATATGGGGCTGATTGCTATTAATAAAGAAGGAGACATAGCAATGGCCTTCAACAGCGAACGCATGCACCGCGGCTGGAAATCCAATTCAGAAGAAGGTTCAGTCGAAATATATTAA
- a CDS encoding DUF2243 domain-containing protein yields MNFKPLIAAGTLLGIGMGGFVDGIVFHQVLQTHSMLSAKLPQDELVNVKTSMVWDGLFHAFTWLATAIAIILLWNAGKRSDVPWSGKTMFGASVMGWGIFNLVEGLIDHYALQIHHVVEIYGLSIYDHLYLASGIIFIIIGRMIIKKEVLTPKLGPALSNNSTSD; encoded by the coding sequence ATGAATTTCAAACCCTTAATAGCTGCAGGTACATTACTAGGAATAGGAATGGGCGGCTTTGTTGACGGAATTGTTTTTCACCAGGTTTTGCAAACGCATAGCATGCTGTCGGCAAAGCTGCCACAAGACGAACTGGTAAACGTAAAGACCAGCATGGTTTGGGATGGTTTGTTTCATGCCTTTACCTGGTTAGCCACTGCCATAGCAATAATATTATTGTGGAATGCAGGTAAGAGAAGTGATGTACCGTGGTCAGGTAAAACTATGTTTGGCGCTTCGGTAATGGGCTGGGGCATCTTTAACCTTGTGGAAGGACTAATAGATCATTATGCACTGCAAATACACCATGTAGTGGAGATCTACGGTTTGTCTATTTACGACCACTTGTACCTGGCTTCAGGTATTATATTCATCATCATTGGGAGGATGATAATCAAAAAGGAAGTGCTGACACCAAAGCTAGGGCCAGCACTATCCAATAACTCTACTTCTGATTAA
- a CDS encoding SPW repeat domain-containing protein codes for MRMIGTKTHGYMDYIMGLLLIGAPWILGFAAGGAETWVPVVLGAGVILYSLMTDYELGTTRSISMRTHLMLDLMGGILLAVSPWLFGFAETVWAPHLIFGILEIGASLMTKTHPSNERTTHTRMHHRTAGAH; via the coding sequence ATGAGAATGATAGGAACAAAGACCCACGGATATATGGATTATATCATGGGTCTGCTACTGATCGGAGCACCATGGATACTAGGATTTGCAGCTGGCGGTGCGGAAACATGGGTACCTGTAGTACTGGGTGCGGGAGTGATATTATATAGTTTGATGACTGATTACGAATTAGGAACTACCCGCAGTATCTCTATGCGTACACACCTGATGCTGGACCTAATGGGTGGTATTTTGCTGGCGGTTTCACCATGGCTGTTTGGTTTTGCTGAAACTGTTTGGGCACCACACCTGATCTTCGGTATCCTGGAAATTGGCGCATCGCTGATGACCAAGACACATCCTTCGAATGAGCGTACAACGCACACCAGGATGCATCATAGAACTGCAGGTGCGCACTAG
- a CDS encoding cyanophycinase produces the protein MAKNVKQIENPCPVPKGTLLIIGGRENKGQEVKRPEETEKEHRMEILETFVKLVNKKDPVIEVVTTPTSLPEESFSEYKEAFTKLGVKKVGQIHHTVRQQVLDEDLTERIDKADAFFITGGDQLLLTSIYGGTSFLTQLKEKYINSDFVVGGTSAGAMALSTPMIYAGNKEIQQIAGEIKITTGLEFLKDVCIDTHFVDRSRFVRIAQVIATNPTSIGIGIDEDTAIIVRAGAHVEVIGSGLITIIDGFNIKSTNIADFSPTTPIAIRDIRVHLLCAGEKFEIPLTNPPHK, from the coding sequence ATGGCAAAAAATGTAAAGCAAATTGAGAATCCGTGCCCGGTTCCCAAAGGAACTTTATTAATAATAGGCGGCAGGGAAAATAAAGGGCAGGAAGTTAAAAGACCAGAGGAAACAGAGAAAGAACACAGGATGGAGATCCTGGAAACTTTTGTGAAGCTTGTAAATAAAAAAGATCCGGTAATAGAAGTAGTAACCACTCCCACGAGTTTACCAGAAGAAAGTTTTAGTGAATACAAAGAAGCTTTTACTAAACTAGGCGTAAAAAAAGTTGGACAGATCCACCACACTGTGCGGCAGCAGGTTTTGGATGAAGATCTGACAGAACGTATAGATAAAGCAGACGCTTTTTTTATAACTGGCGGCGACCAGTTGTTGCTTACTTCTATATATGGAGGAACATCTTTTCTTACCCAGCTAAAGGAAAAATATATTAACTCCGATTTTGTTGTTGGTGGAACAAGTGCTGGTGCTATGGCTTTGTCTACACCAATGATATATGCAGGTAATAAAGAAATACAACAAATAGCTGGCGAAATCAAAATAACAACAGGCCTTGAGTTTTTGAAAGATGTATGTATTGATACACACTTTGTGGATCGCAGCAGGTTTGTAAGAATAGCCCAGGTAATTGCTACTAATCCTACATCCATAGGTATTGGTATAGATGAAGACACTGCTATCATTGTAAGAGCAGGTGCTCATGTAGAAGTGATTGGATCTGGACTAATCACCATCATCGATGGTTTTAATATTAAGAGCACCAACATTGCAGATTTTTCTCCTACTACACCTATAGCTATCCGCGATATACGTGTGCACTTATTATGTGCTGGTGAAAAATTTGAGATCCCGCTAACCAATCCACCACATAAATAA
- the dnaK gene encoding molecular chaperone DnaK, which yields MGKIIGIDLGTTNSCVAVMEGNEPVVIANDEGRRTTPSIVAFLNNGERKVGDPAKRQAITNPQKTIMSVKRFMGHKYEEVTDEMGHVSYKIVKGDNNTVRLDIDGRQYTPQEISAMTLQKMKKTAEDYLGQEVSEAVITVPAYFNDAQRQATKEAGEIAGLNVRRIINEPTAAALAYGLDKKHSDQKIAVFDLGGGTFDISILELGDGVFEVKSTNGDTHLGGDDFDRVIMDWLAEEFKKDENVDLRKDPMSWQRLKEAAEKAKVELSSSSETEINLPYITAIDGVPKHLVKKLSRAKFEQLSDDLFSRCLKPCEQALKDAGYSTSQIDEVILVGGSTRIPKVQEIVEKFFGRKPNKGVNPDEVVAIGAAIQGGVLTGEVKDVLLLDVTPLSLGIETMGGVMTKLIESNTTIPTKKTEVFSTASDNQPGVQIHVLQGERPLASQNKSLGMFNLDGIPPAPRGVPQIEVIFDIDANGILHVTAKDKGTGKSHNIRIEAGSGLSKEEIEKMKNEAKANEAADKEAREKIEKINQADSLIFQTEKQLKEYGDKIPGDKKGNIESALEKLKEAHKTQDLAQIETAMADLNNAWTAASEDMYKATQEAGGQPGANGQQGPQGGNAGGETVTDAEFEEVK from the coding sequence ATGGGAAAGATTATAGGAATTGACCTTGGAACCACCAATAGTTGCGTGGCCGTAATGGAGGGAAACGAGCCGGTGGTTATTGCCAACGATGAGGGTAGGCGTACTACACCTAGTATCGTTGCCTTTTTGAACAACGGAGAGCGGAAAGTGGGTGATCCTGCCAAGCGTCAGGCTATTACTAACCCGCAAAAAACCATCATGAGCGTGAAGCGTTTCATGGGTCACAAATACGAAGAAGTGACAGATGAAATGGGTCATGTTAGCTATAAGATTGTAAAAGGTGACAATAATACCGTTCGTTTGGATATAGATGGCCGTCAATATACGCCACAGGAAATAAGCGCTATGACACTGCAGAAAATGAAAAAAACTGCAGAAGATTACCTTGGACAAGAGGTGAGCGAAGCTGTTATTACTGTTCCGGCTTATTTTAATGATGCACAGCGTCAGGCTACCAAAGAGGCAGGTGAGATTGCAGGATTGAACGTTCGCAGGATCATCAACGAACCTACTGCTGCAGCATTGGCATATGGTCTTGACAAAAAGCACAGCGACCAGAAGATCGCGGTTTTCGACCTTGGTGGTGGTACTTTCGATATTTCTATCCTTGAACTTGGTGATGGTGTATTTGAAGTAAAATCTACCAATGGTGATACGCACTTAGGTGGTGACGATTTCGACAGGGTGATCATGGATTGGCTGGCAGAAGAATTCAAAAAAGACGAGAACGTTGACCTGCGTAAAGATCCAATGAGCTGGCAGCGTTTAAAAGAAGCAGCTGAAAAAGCAAAGGTTGAACTGAGTTCTTCTTCTGAAACTGAGATCAACCTGCCTTACATCACTGCTATCGATGGAGTGCCTAAGCACCTTGTAAAGAAGCTTAGCCGTGCAAAATTTGAACAACTTTCTGATGACCTGTTTAGCCGTTGCTTGAAGCCATGTGAGCAAGCGCTTAAAGACGCAGGTTATTCTACATCTCAAATTGATGAAGTAATACTGGTGGGTGGTAGTACACGTATTCCTAAGGTGCAGGAGATCGTTGAGAAATTCTTCGGTCGCAAGCCTAATAAAGGTGTAAATCCTGATGAAGTGGTTGCTATAGGTGCAGCTATTCAAGGTGGGGTACTTACCGGTGAAGTAAAAGATGTATTGCTACTTGACGTAACGCCGCTAAGCTTAGGTATAGAAACAATGGGTGGTGTAATGACAAAGCTGATCGAATCAAATACAACCATTCCTACTAAGAAAACAGAAGTTTTCTCTACTGCCAGCGATAATCAACCAGGTGTGCAAATTCATGTACTGCAAGGTGAGCGTCCTTTGGCTTCTCAAAACAAGAGCCTGGGTATGTTCAACCTGGATGGTATTCCACCAGCTCCACGCGGTGTTCCTCAAATTGAAGTAATATTTGATATTGATGCTAACGGTATACTACATGTAACCGCTAAGGATAAAGGAACCGGCAAGTCGCACAATATCCGTATTGAAGCAGGTAGCGGCTTAAGCAAAGAGGAAATTGAAAAGATGAAGAATGAGGCTAAAGCCAACGAAGCTGCTGATAAGGAAGCGCGTGAAAAGATTGAAAAGATCAACCAGGCTGATAGCTTGATATTCCAGACTGAAAAGCAGTTGAAAGAATACGGAGATAAAATTCCTGGCGACAAGAAAGGAAACATTGAGTCTGCTTTAGAGAAATTGAAAGAGGCTCATAAAACACAGGATCTTGCACAGATCGAAACAGCAATGGCTGATTTGAACAATGCATGGACTGCAGCCAGCGAGGATATGTATAAAGCTACTCAAGAAGCAGGCGGTCAACCTGGAGCTAATGGTCAGCAAGGCCCACAAGGTGGCAATGCTGGTGGCGAAACAGTTACCGATGCTGAATTTGAAGAAGTGAAATAA
- a CDS encoding outer membrane beta-barrel protein, producing MKKHLALACAGIIMSAASFAQISLSDFSAGISGDYTMYKGDLQRSAPGVKVEVNYGLYERLGFTVGFTKGFAITEPSTISVRNNAGERRSIDSELRLKFSTVSIATHYRLVGNSESNFQGYIPVGASLVFAKVEEKAKQDVPSGYTAEDQMETEKINGFTLNLGVGAQYTIGTPVIFAEAGIRLPANQVQNAYVQNPIPAHFNFNVGVRFPFGSRE from the coding sequence ATGAAAAAACACCTAGCCCTTGCGTGTGCAGGCATCATCATGTCTGCTGCGAGCTTCGCTCAAATTTCTTTGTCAGATTTTTCTGCCGGTATCTCTGGTGACTACACTATGTACAAAGGCGATCTTCAACGCTCTGCTCCTGGAGTAAAAGTAGAAGTTAACTATGGTTTGTACGAGCGCCTTGGTTTTACTGTAGGTTTCACCAAAGGATTTGCTATCACTGAACCTTCAACCATTAGTGTTCGCAACAATGCTGGCGAAAGAAGAAGCATCGATTCTGAATTACGCCTGAAATTCTCTACAGTTTCTATCGCTACCCATTATCGTTTGGTTGGTAACAGCGAGTCTAATTTCCAGGGATATATTCCTGTGGGCGCTTCTCTTGTTTTTGCAAAAGTTGAAGAAAAAGCAAAACAAGATGTTCCTTCTGGCTATACTGCTGAAGACCAAATGGAAACTGAAAAGATCAATGGATTTACTTTAAATCTAGGCGTTGGTGCACAGTACACCATTGGTACTCCTGTCATTTTTGCTGAAGCTGGTATTCGTCTTCCTGCAAACCAGGTTCAAAATGCTTATGTACAAAATCCTATCCCTGCTCATTTCAATTTCAATGTAGGTGTTAGGTTTCCTTTCGGTTCAAGAGAATAA
- a CDS encoding TonB-dependent receptor: protein MKKIFAILTAFGLCAGSAFGQGTGKITGSVASGSKPVEAATIALLNVEDSSLIKQIPSSKTGAFTVEGLATGKYILRVTAVGYATKYSNVELTAENLSSNLAEIELAKANKALTEVVVTAKKPMIEQKPGKTIVNVDASPSNAGISALDLLEKSPGISVDKDGNVNLRGKSGVMILIDGKPSYLSSADLVNMLRNMQSNNIDQIEIMTNPPARYDAAGNSGIINIKTKKNTTRGTNGNASVTYSQGIYGRSNNNISLNHRNNKVNIFTSYGFSRYEGFNDLRITRKFLEADKKTVAGTADQISKPHWFGYNHNAKVGVDYNLSKKDVLGVVVNGNFSNGKEDPFSTSNVRDAEGRIIYSLRSENDNAYTFANISSNINYKHTFDSSGKEITADVDHVYYNKKNNTLLTTRTFDAHGNQNAAPVALKGIFPSDINIYSFKSDYVHPFSKTMKLEAGVKTSIVKTDNKVDYTRNQGSSQWFADDRSNHFLYDENINAAYLTLTRNMKKWNVIAGLRLENTIAKGTQVKTDSSFERNYTNLFPNLGIGYEASIKHQFNLSYSRRINRPDYDDLNPFTFFLDSLTYGQGNPYLQPQLSNNFEFTHSFNRFLTTTLNYSQTNNVITQLLKQDTERKITYQTRENVSMMRQYGLTVMVNKPVTKWWNTNVFVNVFNNHYTGFYQADPIDIQFTSLQTNINNNFTFKNGWSAELSGFYRSKSVDGLLVAREMYAVNMGVSKQVLKKKGTVRLVVRDIFYTQIFSGYARYSDVDVDLSSRRDSRQVSLGFTYRFGKTNFAPAKRKSGGASDEQNRVKGGGNG from the coding sequence ATGAAAAAGATTTTTGCCATACTAACTGCTTTCGGACTTTGTGCCGGTAGTGCCTTTGGCCAGGGAACCGGGAAAATTACAGGTTCAGTAGCATCTGGTTCAAAGCCAGTAGAAGCGGCAACCATTGCTCTTCTAAACGTAGAAGACAGCTCACTGATAAAGCAGATACCTTCTTCTAAAACCGGTGCTTTTACAGTAGAAGGCCTGGCTACAGGAAAATACATTTTAAGAGTAACTGCTGTGGGATATGCTACTAAATATTCGAATGTAGAATTGACCGCCGAAAACCTTTCTTCAAACCTGGCTGAGATTGAATTAGCAAAAGCTAACAAAGCGCTTACTGAAGTGGTGGTGACTGCTAAGAAACCAATGATAGAGCAGAAGCCAGGTAAAACCATTGTGAATGTAGATGCATCTCCATCTAACGCTGGTATAAGTGCCTTAGACCTGCTGGAGAAGTCGCCTGGCATTTCAGTAGACAAAGATGGGAATGTGAACCTTCGCGGTAAAAGTGGCGTAATGATCTTGATTGATGGAAAGCCTAGTTACCTAAGCTCAGCCGACCTGGTAAACATGCTTCGCAATATGCAGAGTAACAATATTGACCAGATAGAGATCATGACTAATCCTCCTGCACGCTACGATGCAGCTGGTAACTCTGGTATCATCAATATCAAGACAAAGAAGAATACAACCCGCGGAACCAACGGAAATGCTTCTGTTACCTATTCTCAAGGTATCTATGGCCGCAGCAATAACAATATCAGCCTAAACCACCGCAACAATAAGGTGAACATCTTCACCAGCTATGGTTTCTCTCGTTACGAAGGTTTCAACGACCTCAGGATTACCCGCAAATTCCTGGAGGCTGATAAAAAAACAGTGGCAGGTACTGCAGATCAAATTTCCAAGCCACATTGGTTTGGCTATAATCACAATGCTAAAGTGGGAGTGGATTATAATTTAAGTAAGAAAGATGTATTGGGTGTAGTGGTAAACGGCAACTTTAGTAATGGTAAAGAAGATCCTTTCAGCACTTCTAATGTACGCGACGCAGAAGGAAGGATCATTTATTCGCTACGTTCTGAAAATGACAATGCTTACACTTTTGCCAATATCTCTTCAAATATCAACTACAAGCATACATTCGACTCTTCTGGTAAAGAGATAACTGCAGACGTTGACCATGTATACTATAACAAGAAAAACAATACCCTTTTAACCACCCGTACATTTGATGCTCATGGCAACCAGAATGCAGCTCCGGTAGCGCTTAAGGGTATTTTCCCATCTGATATCAATATCTACAGCTTTAAATCTGATTATGTACATCCATTCAGCAAAACGATGAAGCTGGAGGCTGGTGTGAAAACAAGTATTGTAAAAACAGATAACAAAGTTGACTATACCCGCAACCAGGGCAGCAGCCAGTGGTTTGCAGATGACAGGAGCAACCATTTCTTATACGATGAGAATATCAATGCTGCTTACCTGACACTGACCAGGAATATGAAGAAGTGGAATGTAATAGCTGGCTTGCGTTTAGAAAATACAATTGCAAAAGGTACACAGGTGAAAACAGATTCTTCTTTTGAACGTAACTATACCAACCTGTTTCCAAACCTGGGTATAGGCTACGAGGCTAGCATCAAGCACCAGTTCAACCTGAGCTATAGTCGCAGGATCAACCGCCCTGATTATGACGACCTGAACCCTTTCACATTTTTCCTGGACTCACTAACCTACGGCCAAGGAAATCCATACCTGCAGCCACAATTGAGCAACAACTTTGAGTTCACGCATAGCTTCAATCGTTTCCTTACTACTACCCTTAACTATAGCCAAACAAATAACGTGATCACACAGTTGCTAAAGCAAGACACTGAAAGAAAGATCACTTACCAAACACGTGAGAACGTAAGTATGATGCGCCAGTATGGCCTAACTGTGATGGTGAATAAGCCTGTAACTAAATGGTGGAATACCAACGTGTTTGTAAACGTATTTAATAATCACTACACAGGTTTCTACCAGGCTGATCCAATTGATATCCAGTTCACGTCTTTGCAAACCAACATCAACAACAACTTCACTTTCAAAAATGGTTGGAGCGCTGAGTTGAGTGGTTTCTATCGCAGCAAATCTGTAGATGGCCTATTGGTAGCAAGAGAAATGTATGCAGTTAACATGGGAGTTAGCAAGCAGGTACTCAAGAAGAAAGGAACAGTTCGCCTGGTAGTTCGCGATATCTTCTACACTCAAATATTCTCAGGTTATGCAAGGTATAGCGATGTAGATGTAGACCTGTCAAGCCGCAGAGACAGCAGGCAGGTAAGCCTGGGCTTTACTTACCGCTTTGGTAAAACAAACTTTGCTCCTGCAAAACGCAAATCTGGTGGCGCAAGCGATGAGCAAAACAGGGTAAAAGGCGGAGGCAATGGTTAA
- a CDS encoding YajQ family cyclic di-GMP-binding protein, translating to MASFDITSKVDLQTLDNAINTVKKEIQNRFDFKDSHVEIELNKKEYKVNIEVESEMKMDQVTDVIISRSMKQGIAPEAFDFSKEAYQSGKVVKKEVPVRNGIKQEDAKKIVKAIKDSGLKVQAQIMDEVVRVTGKKIDDLQDVIALCKSSNFGLPLQYVNMKS from the coding sequence ATGGCCTCTTTCGATATCACTAGTAAGGTTGATCTACAGACACTGGACAATGCTATAAACACCGTAAAAAAGGAGATACAGAACCGCTTCGACTTCAAGGATAGTCATGTAGAAATAGAGCTGAACAAAAAGGAGTACAAGGTGAACATTGAAGTAGAAAGTGAAATGAAGATGGACCAGGTAACGGATGTTATCATTAGCCGTAGTATGAAGCAGGGCATTGCACCCGAAGCATTTGATTTTAGCAAAGAAGCTTACCAGAGCGGGAAAGTGGTAAAAAAAGAAGTTCCTGTGCGCAATGGTATAAAGCAGGAAGATGCAAAGAAGATAGTTAAGGCCATAAAAGATAGCGGGCTAAAAGTACAGGCACAGATAATGGATGAGGTAGTGCGGGTGACTGGCAAAAAGATAGATGATCTGCAAGATGTAATTGCGCTTTGCAAAAGTTCTAACTTCGGTCTGCCTTTGCAGTACGTGAATATGAAATCTTAA